A window from Henckelia pumila isolate YLH828 unplaced genomic scaffold, ASM3356847v2 CTG_466, whole genome shotgun sequence encodes these proteins:
- the LOC140872601 gene encoding uncharacterized protein, with protein MDYLAHDNSSNFHLTMQTNFTPFDHHLINKFPNHFPNHQTTLPMPEIVPNSSSVSNNSTSDDADDSGQYLSSSSIIDERKKRRMISNRESARRSRMRKQRHLDELWSQVVRLRTENHNLMDRLNVVSESHGKVVQENARLREEATDLRDIVTELQISNSYSIFRDFHEDIPCNTN; from the coding sequence ATGGATTATTTGGCTCATGACAACTCCTCAAACTTCCACTTGACAATGCAAACCAATTTCACACCATTTGATCATCACCTCATCAACAAATTCCCAAACCACTTCCCCAACCATCAGACGACTCTCCCCATGCCCGAAATCGTCCCGAATTCTTCTTCCGTCAGCAACAACTCAACCTCTGATGATGCTGATGACAGCGGCCAGTACTTGAGCAGCAGCAGCATCATTGATGAAAGAAAGAAGAGAAGGATGATATCGAACAGGGAATCCGCCAGGCGATCGAGGATGCGTAAGCAGAGGCACCTCGACGAACTTTGGTCTCAAGTTGTTCGTCTCAGAACCGAAAATCACAATCTTATGGACAGATTGAACGTTGTGTCCGAAAGCCATGGTAAAGTTGTTCAAGAAAATGCCAGGCTCAGGGAGGAAGCTACGGATCTTCGCGATATCGTGACCGAACTACAAATCTCCAATTCTTACTCCATTTTCAGAGATTTTCATGAAGACATCCCATGCAACACGAACTAA